One Narcine bancroftii isolate sNarBan1 chromosome 3, sNarBan1.hap1, whole genome shotgun sequence DNA window includes the following coding sequences:
- the nanos1 gene encoding nanos homolog 1, whose product MNGTLGWGLPEVAMDLLNPSYLPASASYDCTFNFWTDYLGLSTLVTKNRSKGPGSSNSITESLKATLGLSDPCYPCVGHGGCGCSPSSGRGFLDLEESFPFFHPFHPSPPGRGQLDAEMLPEPFGPLDLLGGERRATRKVGSRAKPEPRICVFCRNNGAPEDVYGSHVLKTPEGRVVCPILRAYTCPLCHASGDNAHTIKYCPLSKDQPSQRVLKGNRAVGAGKRLKVF is encoded by the coding sequence ATGAACGGGACCCTCGGTTGGGGGTtgccagaagttgctatggattTGCTCAACCCCAGTTACCTCCCAGCCAGCGCCTCTTACGACTGCACCTTTAACTTCTGGACCGACTACCTGGGCTTGTCCACGCTGGTCACCAAGAACCGCAGCAAGGGACCCGGCTCTTCCAACTCCATCACCGAGTCCCTCAAGGCCACTCTGGGCTTGAGCGACCCGTGCTATCCCTGCGTGGGCCACGGAGGCTGCGGCTGCTCCCCCAGCTCCGGGAGGGGTTTCTTGGACCTGGAGGAGAGTTTCCCCTTCTTCCACCCGTTCCACCCCTCGCCCCCCGGCCGCGGGCAGCTGGATGCCGAGATGTTGCCGGAACCCTTCGGTCCGCTGGACCTGCTGGGCGGAGAGAGGAGGGCCACCCGAAAGGTCGGCAGCCGAGCCAAGCCGGAGCCCCGCATCTGCGTCTTCTGCCGGAACAACGGGGCTCCCGAGGACGTGTACGGATCCCACGTCCTGAAGACCCCCGAGGGCAGGGTGGTGTGCCCGATCCTGCGGGCGTACACCTGCCCGCTGTGCCACGCCAGCGGAGACAACGCGCACACCATCAAGTACTGCCCTCTCTCCAAGGACCAGCCCTCGCAGAGGGTGTTGAAGGGAAACAGGGCTGTCGGGGCAGGCAAGAGGCTCAAGGTTTTCTAG